The Magnolia sinica isolate HGM2019 chromosome 3, MsV1, whole genome shotgun sequence genome includes the window ATCCaaacacacacgtgtgtgtaatgattttaattaattattttcatcTTTGATATGTGAATAGGGATCCAACCTTTCGTTTCATTAAACCATTATGATCTTCCTCAAGAACTCGAAGACCGATATGGTTCATGGTTAAGTTCTCAAATGCAGTAAGTTTTCTTCCTTTTGCTGCCCCACACTATCATCCGTTGCATGGTTATGGGACAGGTTAGGTACGGGTTGGGTTGCgctgggtcgggtcgggtcaggtCAGTTTCAGCATAAGCCTGACCCATTTGCCAAATGGGCTATGTACAGACCCATGGCTCATTATCATGTAATCCAGCCTGACCCATTAAAAATTCATCAGGCCTGATTCTTCCCATTTAATACTAATGGATCTGGTTCGACTTACCTCACCCAGTCTGGCTTGATTCAGGACCGAATGAGTGGGTCCAAGGCGCAGAGTTTTTTTTACCATGGCATTTACTTAATTGAGCCACATTTTCTAGTCAAGGGTCAACCAGCTACTCATTTAGTTTGGGCTGAACCTGGTTCAAAAATGGATCAAGCTAGTTAACCCATGGGTTCACTCGACCCATGGTGGCATAGTATTAAGGTACACCATTTCTGCAGCATGGTGCGGTCTGAGGGTGCACAGTGGTTTACTATTAAATGATGTGGTCTCTTGATTTTGTTTTCACTAACTATTTTTGCAGAGAAGATTTTGGATATTTGGCGGAAGTATGCTTTAAGTCTTTTGGGGATAGAGTAAAGTACTGGACCACCTTCAATGAGCCAAATGTCATGGCGAAATCTGGTTACCTTACTGGGGGTTGCCCTCCCAACCGTTGTTCCCAACCGTATGGCAATTGCGCGGCAGGCAACTCTACAATAGAGCCATACATTGTAGCCCATAATGTCATATTGGCCCATGCCACTGCGTTCGATATATACAGGAGAAAATATCAGGTAACCAATAgttgttttgtattttttttaaattattttttttattttaattattttgtttTTCATGGTTATTAAAGAGAAGTAAGAAATCATggttaaaggtttttttttttttttttatgagacATTGACTTAAACTTGCTCGGGTCAGCTCGACTCAACCATATCTCACCTGGACTCGGTCAAAATTCATGAAAACTTGTATTTGACTCAACTCAGCCCAACTTCACATTATTTATACAatgtttatattttttaaatactaAATATTACTGAGAGAACTCACTAAAAATCAGATGAGCTTTCAGGAAACTTCCGTCCAAGATCTTGAGTCGACCCAGATCGATTGGGTTTTGAGTCAAATTGGGTGACTTCTCCATGAACCCTCTCCTTAGTTTACCGGATGCATATGGTTTGCAGGTGATTTCCCTAACCCAACACcatgatccatagctcatgtggtagACAGAGTGAAAGATACTTCGGCTGTGGTATCAATTCCCTActagggtggctaacagtgaagtgtaaactgacagtggagtgtactaacaaactaataataataataataataataattatatatatatatatatatccctaacCCACTTTTCTCAGCACAGAGGTAAAGAACCAGGACCATCCGATGCTTCTAGCCATTCTTAAACCTTTTTTCATGGCCATACATTTTCTAGGTCATGGATTGGATGGCTAGTTGTTATCCTCGTCTGACCAAAGTGGTGCTTTAGAAGAACGAGCCGtccaaggtgggatccactgatTTGGACATCTTACTTTACTATATGAATAATAAGAGCCGTCCATTTTCACAtcctattgattggatggttaggatgattcaatttgtgtgatttttgtgAGGTGCCCTAGTAAGAGTTAGTAAGACCCGATAAACATTCTCGATCAATGACACGGGCATCCCTCGTGTCCAGATCCAAATGGGTGGAGGGGAAGGATCCTCTGCACTGGGTGCACTGGAGCATTTTCCGTTGGTTGCAGACATAACATgaggcggtttggctagtgaactgtgggacccatcatgatgtatgtgatttatccacaccgtccatctattttttcagattattttaaagcttgatccccaaaatgaggcagacctaagtctaaggtggacaacaccacaggaaaacagtagcaaTTGAATGTCCATCACTAAAAACCTCCaagagtccactgtaatgtttatttgacatccaaaaaaggaaaaaaaaaaaaaaacatgcaccaacttgatcttcaatggtggccgttcaatcaacattgtttcctacaatgtggtcaacttgagatttagatctacctcatttttggactcatttcATAAAgctatctggaaaaatggatggactgtgtttgaaacacacacatcatggtggggcttacggAGCACAGTCTAGTAGCCACTTGCTattggcagcgtcactagcccaTCGGCATCCGACGCAACGAGGAGAGTAGTTTTTTGTCTAAAAAACAGAGCATTCATGTAAAATAAGGAATAataatgatttaaaaaataaccTCACCTTATATTGTTTTATAATTATCACGTCTATTTTGTGGATTTAAGGCTACACAAGGAGGTTCTATCGGGATCGTGATAAGTGCTGGTTGGTATGAACCACTTAGAGATATTCCAGAAGATCGTTCGGCAGTTCAGCGGGCCCTAGCTTTCGACCTTGCCTGGTAAGCAAAATCTACagcttcaaagaaaaaaaaaaatgtgaatttTTAAGtcttaatattattattattattattattattataaaaaattatagGGGGGTTTTTAATATATGGGTCCCAAACCTTTTAAGTGGCACTTGGAATGACCTATTGTGAACATGAACCATACATTCATctatacaactaggagcaagtaATGGtgtgaaaatcaagggtgaaaaTGGGCTGTCTAGATTGAACCCAGAAACAAAATAGATTAAATAATCATCATGAAACATTTAGTAGAACAATCTCACTTTATATTTCTTATAATTTGAAAGTAACAGTTTGATTTAATAATTCTAACCATGTAATTTATGGCCTGGCTCCATTCACAGGGTTAGGATAATCCTAGTTTCTGTGCATGTTGAGTATACCAAAAGTTGGTGGACACCAATCTCCCATGAGCATTTCAAAACGGGATTTAGATCTTATAGCACAATGGGATTGCTGACCACTGGCAGCGGATGATCTGGCATTGTTGCTCTTGTGAATGGCTGATAATTCTCATTTTGTTTGGTTGCagtaaatttcatgaaatattataaaattttacactaaattagactgattaatcatgaaatattataatatttggtgcaaccaaacacacgcTTTAATATTTTATGAAGTTTGTAATATTTTCTTTTTGTGCTTGCAATTTCTTTCAATAGCTTGATATTTTTATTAAAAGTTATATTCTTGCAAACATTTCTAATTCATCTGAAACCATTAATGCACACAAATTGCAGGTTTCTGGATCCTATAATTTATGGAGATTACCCTTCTGAAATGCGCCAGATATTGGGATCAAGACTACCGACATTTTCACCGAATGatcaaagaaaattacaacataaaTTGGATTTTATTGGAATTAACCATTATTCAGCTATCTATGTACAAGACTGCATGTTTTCCACATGCAACTCGGATGCACCTAGAGAAGACACAAACATATTAGTCACCGGAGAAAAGGATGGTCAACTGATTGGAATGCcggtgaggaaaaaaaaaaaaaaaatacacacacagatatatatatatatatatatatatatatatatatatatatatatatatatatatatatatatatatatatgaaatggtactatgaggttgatctgtgtgggccccaccgtgatgtgtgtcgaacatcaacctcatcagtcagatgcaccattctacggtgggccacgggcttaaaagtcaagtcaatccatgacttgggtgggccacaccacatacaatagttaagaggggttacactcccattaaaaaattcataatcatttattgggctcaccgagatgtggttcacaaatcttgaccatccattttgtgtgtcccacttggatgagcagTCCGACCAAGTTCctgtcacatccaaaactcaagtgggcccaaccaagtacttttatatgttttgagcatgtctttacatggttttagatggtatggcccacctcagctccataaagggttgatttttggcatatcccataacctaaagaggacccatcaaatgcacgatggtgttgatgtttgacacacattacggtggggcccatgcaacTCGACCTCTTGGGTAGTTCCCATGGGGTTGACCTTGTAGtgccatttcccacacacacacttgtgtagagagagagagagagagagagagagagagagagagtattcatTTCATTAAAGTGACAATTTTGCCCATGTGATAACAAGGACAAGGCTAAGTCATAAGGGCAAAAGGTAGTCATTTTGGTGAAGGCCAACTTTAAGCTTCTATCACCGTTGATTTGAAAGTAAGAAAAAAGGACTATCtaattcttttaattattttgcGTAGACTGCAATGCCAAATTATTACGTGGTACCATGGGGCTTGGAAAAGATTGTAATGTACTTCAAGGAAAGATACAACAATACGCCTATGTACATCACAGAAAATGGTAagtgattctttttttcttttttgccttttatattgtttttggttttttggttttttttttttttttattccataATATGATTCCCCAATTATTAACTATATTTTCCAAAATGTTCAGTGACTCATATCTCGCACATGGCACAGATTTCTACAATCTAGAGACCACTATAATTGTGGGGTAGTTTTGGAGGGAGGATGCTGTAAAAACACAATGATTGAGCAATCCTAGTCATTCAATTGgtggctatcaaatgaatggtcagAGAAGAACAGTGAGTGGACCAAAATTCGACCATGAAAATCAGATGGTTCTTATCATTTGCTCAGTATCATCTTTGGGTTACACTCAATTCAATATCTGCTGGATGGATTGATTGTTCTAATTTCTATACAAATGCCCCGTGGGGTGGTCGAAGAGACACtaccatttttaaaatggtggtgattacgggtggcaatgggttgggcctTAAGAACTTTTATACCTTAGTAGAGTGCAATGGATGATATATTGATGGTGAACCATATATTGATGCACTTTTTCAATCATATGGTAAATAATTGGGTGGAGCATACACTTTCTTAATGATTGATCTTACTAGACAGCGGTGTGCCACAAAAAAACTACGATTCTTTAATAAAACATGATGATTTATAAACACACACCCACTAATTAGACATAAGTTATTAACATATCATCGACATATACACCTTATCTTTGACTTATAAGGATGGCCCTAGCTTCGCCCATCCCTAGCCTGCCAAGGCTCAGGGCACCAGTGCTAAGTTAGGGCCAACCTCTGCCTAGCCCTAGCCCTAGCCCTAGCCATAGCCATAGCCAAGCCCATTGCCACTGAAAGGTGAAATGTAATATGAGTCTAGCCTTACTTCCTAGTAATAAAAAACCTCTTTGGCTCCTTAAAAAGAAATAGCAAAGAGGACCTTTaactattttttattatgttattGCACCCTTTCACCCTCTCTCTCTACCTAATCTTTTTACGATGAATTTTTTTGtatctatcattaaaaaaaaaaaatgatagtaaTGAggagttttataaattatttgatgattttttagaagagttttcatgtaaatttttttttaaatgatgaatATTATAGGGTATCTATTAATTATTTcatcaaattttcttttcttaagaGGGAGCTTTCTTGAATTTACTTATATTAGAAAATGATACGAGTAGTAGAGGGTGTTTATTTATCATGAATGGTATTATCATTGCAGGGTATGCACAAGATGATAAAAATGGTGTTTCCAAGAAAGAGTTGCTCAATGACATGGAGAGAGTAGAATACATGCGCAGCTATGTGACTTCCCTAGCCATATCCATgaggtattttttaaaaaaaaatagataggaACAATATCATATGTTTTTACATGCATGCTTTGAATTTATTAGGAATATACCACCACATTCCTCTCACCACATCTAGTTATGTATGTGCTTACATACATCTACATGtttcatgtatgcatgtatgggtatgtgcatttctagatacacCAATCAATGGATTGCCTATTTGAAGAATTTTGGTTTAAAGGTACATTGCAATGCTACTTCTCAAAAATAGTTTGTCTTCCAACCCTGCAATAGAGCTTTTGTGTATTGTCCCTCGATTTAGTTGAACCCAGACCCATATAAACCTTGTATTTGATTTAACTACCTAATTAATGTTAATTGTAGGTTTGATCTAACTAAACCATCGTCTTTTAAACTTACTCATGAAACACGAGAAACTCAATTCATTTAAATGGGCTAGTGTTTAGGTATATATAGGCTTTAGGTGACTTTTGGTTTAAAGTTAAATAGATTAATAATtatcacacacgcacgcacgcacacacgcatgcacacacacacacacacacacacacacacacacatatggaatTAATATAATGGATACATCCGTACATCTATTAGTAAATACATGATATGTCATTCTAAATATACACCTAATTGTATAGAGAATACATGTATGCATAGTTAATTGGAATACAAAATATATGTGTCATGAACTATACA containing:
- the LOC131240456 gene encoding beta-glucosidase 18-like isoform X3, with the translated sequence MVIKVLKLRMAFAFVAVLLHLFPLISCVVDRSQFPQDFLFGTATSSYQVEGGYLEGNKGLSNWDVFSHIPGKVTDGSNGDVADDHYHRYMEDIELMHSLGVNSYRFSISWARILPKGRFGEINGAGIEFYNNIIDALLLKGIQPFVSLNHYDLPQELEDRYGSWLSSQMQEDFGYLAEVCFKSFGDRVKYWTTFNEPNVMAKSGYLTGGCPPNRCSQPYGNCAAGNSTIEPYIVAHNVILAHATAFDIYRRKYQATQGGSIGIVISAGWYEPLRDIPEDRSAVQRALAFDLAWFLDPIIYGDYPSEMRQILGSRLPTFSPNDQRKLQHKLDFIGINHYSAIYVQDCMFSTCNSDAPREDTNILVTGEKDGQLIGMPTAMPNYYVVPWGLEKIVMYFKERYNNTPMYITENGKELM
- the LOC131240456 gene encoding beta-glucosidase 18-like isoform X2 is translated as MVIKVLKLRMAFAFVAVLLHLFPLISCVVDRSQFPQDFLFGTATSSYQVEGGYLEGNKGLSNWDVFSHIPGKVTDGSNGDVADDHYHRYMEDIELMHSLGVNSYRFSISWARILPKGRFGEINGAGIEFYNNIIDALLLKGIQPFVSLNHYDLPQELEDRYGSWLSSQMQEDFGYLAEVCFKSFGDRVKYWTTFNEPNVMAKSGYLTGGCPPNRCSQPYGNCAAGNSTIEPYIVAHNVILAHATAFDIYRRKYQATQGGSIGIVISAGWYEPLRDIPEDRSAVQRALAFDLAWFLDPIIYGDYPSEMRQILGSRLPTFSPNDQRKLQHKLDFIGINHYSAIYVQDCMFSTCNSDAPREDTNILVTGEKDGQLIGMPTAMPNYYVVPWGLEKIVMYFKERYNNTPMYITENGYAQDGKNGTSKKELLNDMVRVDYLRSYLTSLAAAIRKGADVRGYFIWSLIDNFEWLNGYTLRFGLYHVDYNTLERTPKLSAQWYKQFLSSPKMLKQIGGGQWRSWRVPS
- the LOC131240456 gene encoding beta-glucosidase 18-like isoform X1 produces the protein MVIKVLKLRMAFAFVAVLLHLFPLISCVVDRSQFPQDFLFGTATSSYQVEGGYLEGNKGLSNWDVFSHIPGKVTDGSNGDVADDHYHRYMEDIELMHSLGVNSYRFSISWARILPKGRFGEINGAGIEFYNNIIDALLLKGIQPFVSLNHYDLPQELEDRYGSWLSSQMQEDFGYLAEVCFKSFGDRVKYWTTFNEPNVMAKSGYLTGGCPPNRCSQPYGNCAAGNSTIEPYIVAHNVILAHATAFDIYRRKYQATQGGSIGIVISAGWYEPLRDIPEDRSAVQRALAFDLAWFLDPIIYGDYPSEMRQILGSRLPTFSPNDQRKLQHKLDFIGINHYSAIYVQDCMFSTCNSDAPREDTNILVTGEKDGQLIGMPTAMPNYYVVPWGLEKIVMYFKERYNNTPMYITENGYAQDDKNGVSKKELLNDMERVEYMRSYVTSLAISMRKGADVRGYFVWSLMDNFEWMNGYTKRFGLYHVDYDTLERTPKLSAEWYRQFLSNPKMLKQMGGGDSRSWRLSS